One window of the Shewanella maritima genome contains the following:
- a CDS encoding DUF4397 domain-containing protein, which translates to MKRIYPIALAASLIALAGCSDDDNDVITIEQDEPQTMAYVRVIHAGSDAPKVNVNVNGSQLLADVDYAMSSGLIQVDTATYDIDVDAILADGTTATVLETNLSTEADMEYTAVAVGSVAEETLALKLIANPMAAIASGYARVQVLHAAADVGLVDIYVTEPGADIDMMSPTLSANYMDNSEQLELATGDYQIRITASGMKDVVYDSGTITLGDMTDYLVSAITNTWSGDAPVALHIALVEGQVIVNDANSGADLRVIHAVADAPEVDVFLDDATSPAVDMLAFKAFTPYVNIPEGMHTVTVAADADNSVVVIDKAPIEPMIGMSYSAFAVGSLSDDMIEPLVLMEDTRRVATEAKLNVLHSAYSAPEVDIYLTDSADISEATPALTSVPFKMASGSLSIAPGNYTISVAVAGTKTVAIGPLDVTLEAGGIYGVAAVDNMGGGAPFGVILLDDFNAEM; encoded by the coding sequence ATGAAACGGATTTACCCAATTGCACTAGCTGCTTCACTTATCGCGCTTGCAGGTTGTAGCGATGACGACAACGACGTAATTACAATTGAACAAGACGAACCGCAGACAATGGCTTATGTGAGAGTCATTCATGCTGGTAGCGATGCACCAAAGGTCAATGTAAACGTCAATGGTAGTCAATTACTTGCAGATGTCGATTACGCTATGTCGAGTGGACTTATCCAAGTCGATACAGCGACTTATGATATTGACGTAGATGCGATTCTTGCTGACGGAACCACGGCAACGGTACTTGAGACTAATCTAAGTACAGAAGCGGATATGGAATACACCGCCGTAGCTGTTGGTAGTGTGGCAGAAGAAACTTTAGCGTTAAAACTCATCGCTAACCCAATGGCAGCCATCGCTAGCGGTTATGCTCGCGTTCAAGTGCTTCACGCCGCGGCAGATGTTGGTCTAGTCGACATTTACGTAACTGAGCCAGGTGCAGATATCGACATGATGTCGCCAACACTCAGCGCTAACTACATGGACAATAGCGAACAATTAGAGCTAGCAACGGGTGACTATCAAATCCGTATCACGGCTTCAGGCATGAAAGATGTAGTTTACGACTCTGGCACTATTACTCTTGGTGATATGACAGATTATCTCGTCAGTGCCATCACCAATACCTGGTCAGGTGATGCACCAGTAGCCCTGCACATCGCATTAGTTGAAGGCCAAGTTATTGTGAACGATGCAAACAGCGGCGCTGATTTACGTGTTATTCACGCGGTTGCTGATGCGCCTGAAGTTGACGTATTTTTAGATGACGCGACCTCTCCAGCGGTTGATATGTTGGCGTTCAAAGCGTTCACTCCATATGTGAATATCCCAGAGGGCATGCACACAGTGACAGTTGCAGCCGACGCCGACAATAGCGTAGTGGTCATCGATAAAGCGCCAATCGAGCCGATGATTGGCATGAGCTACAGCGCCTTTGCAGTTGGCTCACTGTCTGATGACATGATTGAACCGCTAGTGCTGATGGAAGACACTCGCCGCGTTGCTACTGAAGCTAAGCTTAATGTACTTCATAGTGCTTACAGCGCACCAGAAGTCGATATTTATCTAACAGATTCAGCTGACATTTCAGAGGCGACACCAGCGCTAACCTCAGTACCTTTTAAAATGGCGTCAGGTAGCCTTTCAATTGCACCGGGCAACTACACAATTTCAGTCGCCGTTGCCGGCACTAAAACAGTCGCAATTGGTCCACTTGATGTCACGCTTGAAGCTGGCGGCATTTATGGTGTTGCAGCAGTTGATAACATGGGCGGTGGTGCACCATTTGGTGTGATCTTGCTTGATGACTTTAACGCTGAGATGTAG
- a CDS encoding endonuclease/exonuclease/phosphatase family protein, which yields MPHSSLNQSAKRYRVASINLFNFIEPPAAFYDFENIYTQAQWQGKLAWFSDWVTSANPDMIGFQEVFSPQALAAWAKDNGYPHFAVIDEPTLVNDYTYKSPVVAFASRFPITDFGEVSIDKDACELMGLSRDFSFSRRPLRATVELPEFGALDCYVIHFKSKRNQLDDNLEYRSSMTGTAEFVAKQVLGKWGASLQRGSEATALYYAMLARRFESTNPYVLMGDFNDKLASDLFSAFRQSQRIFRSDISDANLAKQSDTELKASLQQFAVFDSYELHFQGARCNKTLAQDEFETSLDELNQLESHSASQRSATHYYGNVGSVLDYILVSSEFNPAALQNLAQVVDYQTFDRHLIKPDYERDKDSTDHAPVMMTFELRR from the coding sequence TTGCCGCACTCTAGTTTGAATCAGTCAGCTAAGCGATACCGTGTTGCCAGTATTAATCTGTTTAATTTTATTGAGCCACCGGCAGCGTTTTATGACTTTGAAAACATCTATACCCAAGCGCAGTGGCAGGGTAAGTTAGCCTGGTTCTCTGATTGGGTAACGTCAGCAAACCCAGACATGATTGGCTTTCAAGAAGTGTTTAGCCCGCAGGCGTTAGCAGCCTGGGCAAAAGACAATGGTTACCCGCATTTTGCAGTAATTGATGAGCCAACATTGGTGAATGATTACACCTACAAAAGCCCTGTGGTGGCGTTTGCATCGCGCTTTCCTATCACCGACTTTGGCGAGGTTAGTATTGATAAGGATGCCTGCGAGCTAATGGGATTAAGCCGTGATTTTAGCTTTAGTCGCAGACCACTCAGGGCAACGGTTGAACTGCCAGAATTTGGCGCGCTTGATTGCTATGTTATCCACTTTAAATCTAAGCGGAATCAATTAGATGATAACCTCGAATATCGAAGTTCGATGACTGGTACTGCGGAGTTTGTTGCTAAACAAGTACTTGGGAAATGGGGCGCAAGCCTGCAGCGTGGCAGTGAGGCAACAGCGCTTTATTATGCCATGCTCGCACGCCGTTTTGAGTCGACAAATCCGTATGTATTGATGGGCGATTTTAACGACAAGCTGGCCAGTGATTTGTTTTCGGCTTTTCGGCAATCGCAGCGAATTTTCCGCAGTGATATTAGTGATGCAAACCTTGCTAAACAGTCAGATACCGAGCTTAAAGCGAGTCTGCAGCAGTTTGCGGTGTTTGATAGTTACGAGCTGCATTTCCAAGGAGCGAGATGTAATAAAACTCTGGCGCAGGATGAGTTTGAAACTAGCCTTGATGAGCTTAATCAGCTTGAGTCACATAGTGCTTCCCAGCGCAGTGCAACGCACTACTACGGTAATGTCGGCTCGGTGTTAGATTACATTTTAGTGTCGAGCGAGTTTAATCCTGCTGCACTGCAAAATCTTGCTCAGGTGGTGGATTATCAAACCTTTGATCGTCATTTGATTAAGCCTGATTATGAGCGCGATAAAGACAGTACCGATCACGCTCCGGTGATGATGACTTTTGAGCTTAGGCGCTAG
- the lpoB gene encoding penicillin-binding protein activator LpoB, translating into MKHMKVIFVLAAVIGLSACQSKVEYGDATEVETVNENFGSTDLQAISAKMVDSMLTFPPIVAITQNERPIIFVDKIKNKTSEHIDTESITDTVSTKLLRSGKFRFIDMSKVESVRKQLDYQNNSGMVDPSTAIQFGRQIGAQYMLYGNLSSIVKEAGSTKDVYYKMTMRLMDLETGLIEWQDEKEIRKGKSKSLFGL; encoded by the coding sequence ATGAAACACATGAAAGTCATATTTGTTTTAGCCGCTGTAATAGGCCTAAGTGCGTGTCAATCGAAAGTGGAATACGGTGATGCAACTGAAGTTGAAACGGTAAATGAGAACTTTGGTTCAACTGATCTTCAAGCCATCTCAGCAAAGATGGTTGATAGCATGCTGACCTTCCCACCAATTGTGGCGATTACGCAAAACGAACGCCCAATTATCTTTGTTGATAAAATTAAAAACAAAACTTCAGAGCACATTGATACTGAATCAATCACTGACACCGTCAGCACTAAGCTGCTACGCTCTGGTAAGTTCCGCTTCATCGACATGAGCAAGGTTGAATCAGTACGTAAACAATTGGACTACCAGAACAACTCAGGCATGGTTGACCCAAGCACAGCGATTCAGTTTGGTCGTCAAATTGGTGCCCAATACATGCTATACGGCAACCTATCTAGCATCGTAAAAGAAGCGGGCAGCACCAAAGATGTGTACTACAAAATGACCATGCGTTTGATGGACTTAGAAACAGGCCTGATTGAATGGCAGGATGAGAAAGAAATCCGCAAAGGTAAATCTAAATCACTGTTTGGCCTATAA
- a CDS encoding COG3014 family protein has product MRQLLQVCLACLTLSGCAFNSIFISYPLQIAPYKAQLSNDQASSQLAELAENIDTNDGLLYAQESGRIAQIYGDFESSKTYYERAISAYRDFDDRATISASDVGATASSIILNDNAIPYRGPGYERIMLHQYQALNYLLMGDPQGALVEVRRSNQLQASEQSRYQKSQDSVKAMANGTVNAEMKKLSRASGTVTSSFLNAYSYYTTGLLHELLGEPNDAFIDYRKAAQISPDNQFLQQDLVRLAKQMSMPQYDEFKKRWGDAKLPKAGQGQVIFMVERGFAPVKDSLTVPFTIDGNFQTASIPTYKPRSAPTSKTAISGLGTVLRADTIANIDALAYNALKEELPAILLRQAAHVAAKAEMNARANPDGKRYNQTSDAGAIAMQIFNVISEQADRRSWLTLPQQAQIARQFVDAGEYQVQVANAPATVVKVQPNRATLIWVIETGNHTRFYSIII; this is encoded by the coding sequence ATGAGACAACTGCTGCAAGTGTGCTTAGCCTGTTTGACGCTAAGTGGCTGTGCCTTCAACAGTATCTTTATTAGTTATCCGTTGCAGATAGCACCATACAAGGCACAGCTAAGTAATGACCAAGCAAGCTCCCAATTGGCCGAGCTTGCCGAAAATATCGACACTAATGACGGCCTTTTGTATGCACAAGAGTCTGGGCGCATCGCGCAAATTTATGGCGATTTTGAGTCCAGTAAGACTTACTATGAGCGCGCAATTTCGGCTTATCGTGATTTTGACGACAGAGCCACCATCAGCGCCAGCGATGTAGGTGCGACTGCCAGTAGTATCATTCTCAACGATAACGCCATTCCCTATCGCGGCCCTGGCTATGAGCGTATCATGCTGCATCAGTACCAAGCGCTTAACTATTTGTTAATGGGCGACCCACAAGGCGCATTAGTTGAGGTACGCCGAAGCAATCAACTGCAGGCCAGTGAGCAAAGCCGATACCAAAAATCACAAGACTCAGTCAAAGCAATGGCAAACGGGACGGTTAATGCTGAGATGAAAAAGCTAAGCCGTGCTTCTGGTACGGTGACAAGTTCATTCTTAAATGCCTACAGCTACTACACCACTGGTCTACTGCACGAGCTTTTAGGCGAGCCAAACGATGCCTTTATTGACTACCGCAAGGCAGCGCAGATCTCCCCTGATAACCAGTTTTTGCAACAAGATTTGGTGCGCCTAGCAAAACAAATGTCGATGCCACAATACGACGAATTTAAAAAACGCTGGGGCGATGCGAAGCTGCCTAAGGCTGGCCAAGGGCAGGTCATTTTTATGGTTGAGCGTGGCTTTGCACCAGTAAAAGATAGCCTAACAGTCCCTTTTACTATCGATGGAAACTTTCAAACCGCATCGATTCCTACTTACAAGCCTCGCTCTGCGCCAACAAGCAAAACTGCAATTAGTGGCCTAGGTACAGTGCTACGCGCAGACACCATCGCCAATATTGATGCCCTAGCTTATAACGCGCTAAAAGAAGAGCTTCCAGCGATACTTTTACGTCAAGCAGCGCACGTAGCAGCCAAAGCGGAAATGAACGCTCGCGCAAACCCTGATGGCAAACGCTACAATCAAACTTCTGATGCCGGTGCGATTGCCATGCAAATTTTTAATGTGATTTCAGAGCAAGCCGATCGCCGTAGTTGGTTAACTCTGCCACAACAAGCACAAATAGCGCGTCAATTTGTTGATGCAGGCGAATATCAAGTGCAGGTTGCCAATGCACCAGCGACAGTTGTCAAAGTACAACCTAACCGAGCAACATTAATTTGGGTTATAGAGACTGGCAATCATACCCGTTTTTATTCGATAATCATCTGA
- a CDS encoding SlyX family protein produces the protein MQQLWDKLEDLESKIAFQDMTIEELNQEVIKLNELVATQQRQLVLLVDKLKTMEPSNIATQAEETPPPHY, from the coding sequence ATGCAACAACTGTGGGACAAGCTAGAAGATTTAGAAAGTAAAATCGCCTTCCAAGATATGACCATTGAAGAATTAAATCAGGAAGTGATTAAGCTTAACGAACTAGTGGCAACGCAGCAGCGCCAATTGGTGCTGCTAGTCGATAAACTAAAAACGATGGAACCAAGCAACATTGCCACTCAAGCAGAAGAAACACCGCCACCGCATTATTAA
- a CDS encoding WD40 repeat domain-containing protein: protein MPRILLLICCALTLMACQPKTKEFQAITTDAVYNADLSQDAQLLLISTANTGLQLWDLKQKSPRYNWNHGQENQANDVIDVAISPNNQFAASMTKDSLVIWQINDGQAVGWWSLPATARSITTADNGHTLVGLSNGSVMSLSVVQNKLIEFLGHQEKINSVAINAAGTLALSGGNDGKVILWETQTGQPLQEWQLDSRITKVLLNNAGTRSFASDITGNANIWQSGDGKKISSLDIKRRQINFSAAKFVSDDSQLLTGTPAKDVMLWDSQTGQLLGKWQAQVTKTTKNRGAVVYSVAMTQPDKIISFSSKGLLETFSPK, encoded by the coding sequence ATGCCACGCATTCTTTTGCTTATTTGTTGTGCACTCACACTTATGGCTTGCCAACCCAAGACTAAAGAATTTCAAGCCATCACCACAGATGCTGTCTACAATGCCGACCTATCCCAAGACGCACAATTGCTTTTAATTAGCACGGCAAACACCGGTTTACAGCTGTGGGATCTCAAACAAAAAAGCCCTCGCTACAACTGGAATCACGGTCAAGAGAACCAGGCTAACGACGTTATTGACGTAGCAATTTCGCCGAACAACCAATTTGCAGCATCCATGACCAAAGACTCACTAGTTATTTGGCAGATAAACGACGGACAAGCCGTTGGGTGGTGGAGCCTACCTGCAACAGCACGCAGCATCACTACTGCAGACAATGGCCATACCTTAGTTGGTTTGAGCAATGGCTCAGTCATGTCGCTGTCAGTTGTGCAAAATAAACTGATTGAGTTTTTAGGTCATCAGGAAAAAATCAATAGTGTCGCAATTAATGCCGCTGGCACCCTTGCCCTTAGTGGCGGTAATGATGGCAAAGTGATTTTATGGGAAACCCAAACAGGACAACCACTGCAGGAGTGGCAGCTAGACTCTCGCATCACTAAAGTGCTACTAAATAACGCCGGTACTCGCAGTTTTGCCAGCGACATCACAGGCAATGCCAATATTTGGCAGTCAGGTGATGGTAAAAAAATATCTTCCCTAGATATTAAGCGCAGACAAATCAACTTTAGTGCCGCTAAATTTGTCAGTGACGATAGCCAGTTACTGACAGGAACACCCGCTAAAGATGTGATGCTATGGGACAGCCAAACTGGTCAACTGCTAGGCAAATGGCAAGCTCAAGTGACTAAAACCACGAAAAACCGAGGCGCTGTAGTATACTCTGTAGCAATGACTCAGCCCGACAAAATAATCAGCTTTAGTAGCAAGGGCTTACTGGAAACATTCTCTCCTAAGTAA
- the fkpA gene encoding FKBP-type peptidyl-prolyl cis-trans isomerase, translating into MKPFYKLSLVALAVVGLSACNQEQAAKPVEAKLELTTEAQKEAYSVGGSIGKYISGHIKEQEELGMPIDRKLIVKGFEHGLNDEMKLTEEEMQTVLQALDQKLNEKRQAKAQELAAKTVEESQKYLEENKAKEGVTVTESGLQYEVLVAGEGDKPNAEDTVEVHYRGTLIDGTEFDSSYSRNQTAKFPLTRVIPGWTEGVQLMSPGAKYKFTIPSELAYGETGSGSIPPNSTLVFEVELISVAKPEVPAEQ; encoded by the coding sequence ATGAAACCTTTTTATAAACTATCGCTAGTAGCATTGGCCGTTGTTGGTTTAAGTGCGTGTAACCAAGAGCAAGCGGCTAAGCCTGTTGAAGCTAAACTAGAGTTAACAACAGAAGCTCAAAAAGAAGCTTACAGCGTAGGTGGCTCAATTGGTAAGTACATTTCTGGTCATATCAAAGAGCAAGAAGAGCTTGGTATGCCTATTGATCGCAAGCTGATTGTTAAAGGTTTTGAGCACGGTTTGAACGACGAAATGAAGCTGACCGAAGAAGAAATGCAAACTGTGTTACAAGCGCTTGATCAAAAGCTAAACGAAAAGCGTCAAGCTAAAGCACAAGAGCTAGCTGCAAAAACTGTTGAAGAAAGCCAAAAGTACCTTGAAGAAAACAAGGCTAAAGAAGGCGTAACAGTGACTGAATCTGGCCTTCAATACGAAGTGTTAGTAGCTGGTGAAGGTGATAAGCCGAACGCAGAAGATACCGTTGAAGTTCACTATCGTGGTACGTTAATTGATGGTACTGAGTTTGATAGCTCATACTCTCGCAACCAGACTGCTAAGTTCCCACTTACTCGTGTCATTCCTGGTTGGACTGAAGGTGTACAGTTAATGTCACCTGGTGCTAAGTATAAGTTCACTATCCCATCAGAGCTTGCTTATGGTGAGACTGGTAGTGGCTCTATCCCACCAAACTCAACACTTGTTTTCGAAGTTGAGCTAATCTCTGTTGCTAAGCCTGAAGTACCGGCTGAGCAGTAA
- a CDS encoding YacL family protein → MEYEFRRNRLEGTVFAEFSMEHVVLGRWFSEELGSDAALIKHILAQVLLLQSGSLEHWRHVGGDLTIDLDREQVRVFANVMAQDEELELQESMSLYNAESESFCGLEDFEQVLLSWQAFIEQD, encoded by the coding sequence ATGGAGTATGAGTTTCGTCGTAATCGCTTAGAAGGGACTGTCTTCGCGGAATTTAGCATGGAGCACGTGGTATTAGGGCGCTGGTTTAGTGAAGAGCTAGGCAGTGACGCGGCTTTAATCAAGCACATTTTAGCTCAGGTATTATTACTGCAATCAGGCTCGCTTGAGCATTGGCGGCATGTTGGTGGTGATCTCACGATTGATTTAGACCGAGAGCAGGTACGAGTTTTCGCCAATGTGATGGCTCAAGATGAGGAGCTTGAACTTCAAGAGTCGATGTCACTTTACAACGCTGAGTCTGAATCTTTTTGTGGACTGGAAGATTTTGAACAAGTGCTTTTGAGCTGGCAAGCATTTATTGAGCAAGATTAA
- a CDS encoding response regulator: MGKPYSVLVVDDHPLLRRGICELISSDEDFNLFGEAGSGLDALNMLQDNEPDIVLLDLNMKGMSGLDTLNALRQEGVTARIVILTVSDAKQDVIRLLRAGADGYLLKDTEPDLLLEQLKKAMLGHRVVSDTVEEYIYELKNASEDEQWIESLTPRELQILKELAEGKSNRVISEDLHISEGTVKVHVKNLLRKANAKSRTEMAVRYLNH; encoded by the coding sequence ATGGGTAAACCATATTCAGTGTTGGTCGTCGATGACCACCCTTTACTTCGCCGAGGTATTTGTGAACTTATCTCATCCGACGAAGATTTCAACTTGTTCGGAGAAGCAGGCAGCGGGTTAGATGCGCTTAATATGTTGCAAGACAACGAGCCAGATATTGTGCTGCTCGACCTAAACATGAAAGGTATGTCGGGCCTTGATACCCTAAATGCACTACGTCAAGAAGGCGTAACAGCAAGAATTGTGATCCTGACTGTGTCTGACGCCAAACAAGATGTCATCCGCCTACTTCGAGCAGGTGCAGACGGTTACCTACTTAAAGATACAGAGCCGGATCTATTACTTGAGCAACTTAAGAAAGCCATGCTTGGTCATCGCGTAGTCAGCGATACAGTTGAAGAGTATATTTACGAGCTGAAAAACGCGTCAGAAGATGAACAATGGATTGAAAGCTTAACGCCAAGAGAGCTGCAAATTCTTAAAGAGCTGGCAGAAGGTAAGAGTAACCGCGTAATTTCAGAGGACCTGCACATCAGTGAAGGCACGGTAAAAGTTCATGTGAAGAACTTACTGCGCAAAGCAAACGCTAAGTCTCGTACTGAAATGGCTGTGCGTTACTTGAATCACTAA
- the narQ gene encoding nitrate/nitrite two-component system sensor histidine kinase NarQ: MIKRGSLTSTILGLMLVFILLSSSLALYAILNLSISIGDAKAINASGSLRMQSYRLMLAAQNKPETTPEKIIFFEQTLHSEALQRSLNWYSPEQLSDQYLLVIERWQSMRKFIETKDLTSYRDSLKDFVDTIDTLVLKMEQFAALKLRWLVISQVSGLILMLLIAIFAVSYTRKKVVKPLKHLMNSAETISKGVFDVDMPKTEYIELTALSRALKKITTELSTLYRDLEGQVNEKTLALTRTNNELNFLYDSLVNLHADQLEYKTLKESLDQLKRFERISHLRIVIEHTDETSDVIEAQGGWPEDNNYKSVAFPLMIDQRQLGQLEVISDKRPNHQLFENFALMLTRSITIHNATEERQQLALMEERAVIARELHDSLGQLLSFLKIQVNLLTKSLKRHGMNEEVEKQINEINSGVSTAYSQLRELLSTFRLTIKEPDLKHGIEVMLEQLKSQTKAGIELDYKLPPHLMQAKQHIHILQITREATLNAIKHANASEIVIRCHVDDKGNPNISICDNGKGIEHIKERDQHFGIGIMHERANKLNGKVNFHSNMEGGTTVNLSFPPQQEPLNG, from the coding sequence ATGATTAAACGCGGCAGTCTCACCTCAACTATTTTAGGGTTAATGTTAGTATTCATTTTGCTTTCTTCAAGTTTGGCGCTTTATGCCATCTTAAATTTGTCGATTAGCATTGGTGATGCAAAAGCCATTAACGCCTCAGGCTCATTGCGGATGCAGAGCTATCGACTCATGCTTGCTGCTCAAAACAAACCTGAAACAACCCCTGAAAAAATTATCTTTTTTGAACAAACTCTGCATTCTGAAGCACTGCAGCGCTCACTTAACTGGTATTCACCAGAACAGTTATCTGACCAATATTTGCTGGTAATCGAGCGCTGGCAAAGCATGAGAAAATTCATCGAGACAAAAGATTTAACCAGTTACCGTGACAGCTTAAAAGACTTTGTCGACACAATTGATACTTTGGTATTAAAGATGGAGCAGTTTGCCGCACTCAAACTGCGCTGGCTGGTCATCAGTCAAGTTAGTGGTTTGATATTAATGCTATTAATTGCAATCTTTGCAGTTTCATACACGCGAAAAAAAGTTGTAAAGCCACTAAAGCATTTAATGAACAGCGCTGAAACCATCTCTAAAGGTGTATTTGATGTTGATATGCCTAAAACGGAATACATTGAGCTTACGGCGTTAAGCCGCGCACTGAAAAAAATCACCACAGAACTATCGACTCTATACCGAGATCTTGAAGGTCAGGTCAATGAAAAAACCTTAGCGCTAACTCGTACCAACAACGAGCTCAATTTCTTGTATGACAGCTTAGTCAACCTGCACGCCGATCAACTTGAGTACAAGACGCTAAAAGAGTCACTTGACCAATTAAAACGGTTTGAGCGCATCTCACACTTACGCATTGTGATTGAACACACTGACGAGACCAGCGATGTCATTGAAGCGCAAGGCGGCTGGCCAGAAGATAACAACTATAAATCTGTGGCTTTCCCGCTAATGATTGACCAGAGACAGCTTGGTCAACTTGAAGTGATCTCAGATAAGCGCCCAAACCATCAGTTATTTGAAAACTTCGCCTTGATGCTCACCCGCTCCATTACCATTCACAATGCCACCGAGGAACGTCAGCAGTTGGCGTTAATGGAAGAGCGCGCAGTGATTGCACGAGAACTGCATGACTCATTAGGACAACTGCTGTCATTCTTGAAAATTCAGGTTAACTTGCTGACAAAATCGTTAAAGCGCCACGGCATGAACGAAGAGGTTGAAAAGCAAATTAACGAAATTAACTCTGGCGTAAGCACGGCATACAGCCAATTACGAGAGCTGTTATCAACATTCAGGCTCACCATTAAAGAACCCGATCTTAAACACGGTATTGAGGTCATGCTCGAACAACTAAAGAGTCAAACCAAGGCAGGCATCGAGCTGGATTACAAATTGCCGCCACATTTGATGCAAGCTAAACAGCACATTCATATCTTGCAGATCACTCGTGAAGCCACGCTTAATGCAATAAAGCACGCCAACGCGAGTGAAATCGTCATTCGTTGTCATGTAGATGACAAAGGCAATCCAAACATTTCTATCTGTGATAACGGTAAAGGCATCGAGCATATTAAAGAGCGAGATCAGCACTTTGGCATCGGGATCATGCATGAAAGAGCAAACAAACTTAACGGTAAGGTCAACTTTCATAGTAATATGGAAGGAGGTACAACCGTGAATCTTAGTTTTCCACCGCAGCAGGAGCCACTAAATGGGTAA